From one Nilaparvata lugens isolate BPH chromosome 2, ASM1435652v1, whole genome shotgun sequence genomic stretch:
- the LOC111047559 gene encoding helix-loop-helix protein 1 isoform X1, whose product MSTLHTAARGQPQVYDGGDELPSCLYAARPHPRLTPYLQHLQHAGDESGHDTRGGGADEVFFGAGGGSLAGGGGGGGSPYRVQRQAANIRERKRMLRSEPRGGRPQSERPPVKISINSAFDELRGHVPTFPYEKRLSKIDTLRLAIAYIALLREVLTADCDPLTYVEKCLRQPNANANSADRAEWNTSDLTARLSWINWENLGVNPNRRSVLTSLALTTDNIN is encoded by the exons ATGTCTACACTTCACACGGCTGCTAG AGGTCAGCCGCAAGTGTACGATGGTGGTGATGAGCTGCCAAGCTGCCTGTACGCTGCTCGACCACACCCAAGGCTGACGCCATATTTGCAACATCTACAACATG CAGGAGACGAGAGCGGCCACGACACGAGAGGAGGCGGCGCTGACGAGGTGTTCTTCGGTGCCGGAGGCGGCAGTTTGGCCGGGGGCGGTGGCGGGGGCGGCAGTCCGTACCGCGTGCAGCGACAGGCGGCCAACATACGCGAGCGCAAACGCATGCTGAGGTCAGAGCCGCGCGGCGGTCGTCCACAGTCCGAGAGACCGCCTGTCAAAAT CAGCATCAACTCGGCGTTCGACGAGCTACGAGGCCACGTGCCTACCTTTCCCTATGAGAAGCGCCTCAGCAAGATCGACACCCTGCGCCTAGCCATCGCCTACATAGCCCTGCTGCGGGAGGTGCTCACTGCTGACTGCGACCCGCTCACCTACGTCGAAAAGTGCCTGCGTCAGCCAAACGCCAACGCTAACTCGGCCGATCGCGCCGAGTGGAACACTTCAG ATTTGACAGCTCGTCTCTCATGGATAAACTGGGAAAACCTTGGCGTAAATCCAAAT
- the LOC111047559 gene encoding helix-loop-helix protein 1 isoform X2 has product MSTLHTAARGQPQVYDGGDELPSCLYAARPHPRLTPYLQHLQHAGDESGHDTRGGGADEVFFGAGGGSLAGGGGGGGSPYRVQRQAANIRERKRMLRSEPRGGRPQSERPPVKIINSAFDELRGHVPTFPYEKRLSKIDTLRLAIAYIALLREVLTADCDPLTYVEKCLRQPNANANSADRAEWNTSDLTARLSWINWENLGVNPNRRSVLTSLALTTDNIN; this is encoded by the exons ATGTCTACACTTCACACGGCTGCTAG AGGTCAGCCGCAAGTGTACGATGGTGGTGATGAGCTGCCAAGCTGCCTGTACGCTGCTCGACCACACCCAAGGCTGACGCCATATTTGCAACATCTACAACATG CAGGAGACGAGAGCGGCCACGACACGAGAGGAGGCGGCGCTGACGAGGTGTTCTTCGGTGCCGGAGGCGGCAGTTTGGCCGGGGGCGGTGGCGGGGGCGGCAGTCCGTACCGCGTGCAGCGACAGGCGGCCAACATACGCGAGCGCAAACGCATGCTGAGGTCAGAGCCGCGCGGCGGTCGTCCACAGTCCGAGAGACCGCCTGTCAAAAT CATCAACTCGGCGTTCGACGAGCTACGAGGCCACGTGCCTACCTTTCCCTATGAGAAGCGCCTCAGCAAGATCGACACCCTGCGCCTAGCCATCGCCTACATAGCCCTGCTGCGGGAGGTGCTCACTGCTGACTGCGACCCGCTCACCTACGTCGAAAAGTGCCTGCGTCAGCCAAACGCCAACGCTAACTCGGCCGATCGCGCCGAGTGGAACACTTCAG ATTTGACAGCTCGTCTCTCATGGATAAACTGGGAAAACCTTGGCGTAAATCCAAAT
- the LOC111047559 gene encoding helix-loop-helix protein 13 isoform X4, with protein sequence MSTLHTAARGQPQVYDGGDELPSCLYAARPHPRLTPYLQHLQHAGDESGHDTRGGGADEVFFGAGGGSLAGGGGGGGSPYRVQRQAANIRERKRMLSINSAFDELRGHVPTFPYEKRLSKIDTLRLAIAYIALLREVLTADCDPLTYVEKCLRQPNANANSADRAEWNTSDLTARLSWINWENLGVNPNRRSVLTSLALTTDNIN encoded by the exons ATGTCTACACTTCACACGGCTGCTAG AGGTCAGCCGCAAGTGTACGATGGTGGTGATGAGCTGCCAAGCTGCCTGTACGCTGCTCGACCACACCCAAGGCTGACGCCATATTTGCAACATCTACAACATG CAGGAGACGAGAGCGGCCACGACACGAGAGGAGGCGGCGCTGACGAGGTGTTCTTCGGTGCCGGAGGCGGCAGTTTGGCCGGGGGCGGTGGCGGGGGCGGCAGTCCGTACCGCGTGCAGCGACAGGCGGCCAACATACGCGAGCGCAAACGCATGCTGAG CATCAACTCGGCGTTCGACGAGCTACGAGGCCACGTGCCTACCTTTCCCTATGAGAAGCGCCTCAGCAAGATCGACACCCTGCGCCTAGCCATCGCCTACATAGCCCTGCTGCGGGAGGTGCTCACTGCTGACTGCGACCCGCTCACCTACGTCGAAAAGTGCCTGCGTCAGCCAAACGCCAACGCTAACTCGGCCGATCGCGCCGAGTGGAACACTTCAG ATTTGACAGCTCGTCTCTCATGGATAAACTGGGAAAACCTTGGCGTAAATCCAAAT
- the LOC111047559 gene encoding helix-loop-helix protein 13 isoform X3, producing the protein MSTLHTAARGQPQVYDGGDELPSCLYAARPHPRLTPYLQHLQHAGDESGHDTRGGGADEVFFGAGGGSLAGGGGGGGSPYRVQRQAANIRERKRMLSSINSAFDELRGHVPTFPYEKRLSKIDTLRLAIAYIALLREVLTADCDPLTYVEKCLRQPNANANSADRAEWNTSDLTARLSWINWENLGVNPNRRSVLTSLALTTDNIN; encoded by the exons ATGTCTACACTTCACACGGCTGCTAG AGGTCAGCCGCAAGTGTACGATGGTGGTGATGAGCTGCCAAGCTGCCTGTACGCTGCTCGACCACACCCAAGGCTGACGCCATATTTGCAACATCTACAACATG CAGGAGACGAGAGCGGCCACGACACGAGAGGAGGCGGCGCTGACGAGGTGTTCTTCGGTGCCGGAGGCGGCAGTTTGGCCGGGGGCGGTGGCGGGGGCGGCAGTCCGTACCGCGTGCAGCGACAGGCGGCCAACATACGCGAGCGCAAACGCATGCTGAG CAGCATCAACTCGGCGTTCGACGAGCTACGAGGCCACGTGCCTACCTTTCCCTATGAGAAGCGCCTCAGCAAGATCGACACCCTGCGCCTAGCCATCGCCTACATAGCCCTGCTGCGGGAGGTGCTCACTGCTGACTGCGACCCGCTCACCTACGTCGAAAAGTGCCTGCGTCAGCCAAACGCCAACGCTAACTCGGCCGATCGCGCCGAGTGGAACACTTCAG ATTTGACAGCTCGTCTCTCATGGATAAACTGGGAAAACCTTGGCGTAAATCCAAAT